The Geobacillus stearothermophilus ATCC 12980 genome contains a region encoding:
- a CDS encoding cytochrome c oxidase subunit 2A: MAKPERTKPTAMDRQTKKEKEPALSGTLSSVFLLGFFIIFAWVSVYFLFLHRL, translated from the coding sequence ATGGCCAAACCAGAGCGGACAAAACCGACGGCAATGGACCGGCAAACAAAAAAGGAAAAAGAGCCGGCGCTCAGCGGCACGCTGTCGTCCGTGTTTTTGCTCGGCTTTTTCATCATTTTCGCCTGGGTCAGCGTCTACTTTTTATTTTTACACCGCCTGTAA